From Zingiber officinale cultivar Zhangliang chromosome 5B, Zo_v1.1, whole genome shotgun sequence, the proteins below share one genomic window:
- the LOC121987978 gene encoding cytochrome P450 84A4-like: MVTCDDSGGYMAAIKVMAEKVIVTINVGELSFKLTMRIPYRAAFETQQNSDARHQDEFTSIIAESSKLFGEFNVSDFFPWFSWLDLQGINERLKVARKAMDKFIGKIIDEHMANPKEAL, translated from the coding sequence atgGTAACCTGTGATGACTCTGGTGGGTACATGGCAGCGATCAAGGTCATGGCAGAGAAGGTCATCGTTACCATAAACGTTGGTGAGCTCAGTTTCAAACTCACGATGAGAATCCCATACCGGGCGGCGTTCGAGACACAGCAGAACAGCGATGCTAGGCACCAGGACGAATTCACCTCCATCATTGCGGAGTCCTCCAAGCTCTTCGGAGAGTTTAACGTCTCTGACTTCTTCCCCTGGTTCAGCTGGCTAGATCTACAAGGCATCAACGAGCGCCTCAAGGTCGCCAGGAAAGCGATGGATAAGTTCATCGGCAAGATCATTGACGAGCACATGGCCAACCCGAAGGAAGCCCTGTGa